In one Cellulomonas sp. JZ18 genomic region, the following are encoded:
- a CDS encoding 1-acyl-sn-glycerol-3-phosphate acyltransferase yields MSVGRDAHPAPAPVPGWALGIGRFLAHGLWATQVLGADRVPQDGPVLVAANHVSIVDGPLLVGAAPRALHVLVKQEMFRGPVGVVLRSAGQIPVDREMGRPALQSALAVLRRGDAVGIFPEGNRGRGAVEDARAGIAWLAVHSGARVVPAAILGTRRTGESLGHLPGPRRRFVVEFGEPLDLAREGVSRREAIALGAQTVRTELAALVAGAAARTGIGLPDDDPRRRPA; encoded by the coding sequence GTGAGCGTCGGGCGCGACGCCCACCCCGCGCCGGCCCCCGTGCCCGGGTGGGCGCTGGGCATCGGGCGGTTCCTCGCCCACGGGCTCTGGGCCACGCAGGTGCTGGGCGCCGACCGCGTGCCGCAGGACGGGCCCGTGCTCGTCGCGGCCAACCACGTGTCGATCGTCGACGGGCCGCTGCTCGTGGGCGCCGCGCCGCGGGCGCTGCACGTCCTGGTGAAGCAGGAGATGTTCCGGGGGCCGGTGGGCGTGGTGCTGCGCAGCGCCGGGCAGATCCCCGTCGACCGCGAGATGGGCCGCCCCGCGCTGCAGAGCGCGCTGGCGGTGCTCCGGCGCGGGGACGCCGTCGGCATCTTCCCCGAGGGCAACCGCGGGCGCGGCGCCGTCGAGGACGCACGGGCCGGGATCGCGTGGCTCGCGGTGCACTCCGGCGCGCGGGTCGTGCCCGCCGCGATCCTCGGGACGCGGCGGACGGGGGAGTCGCTGGGGCACCTGCCCGGGCCGCGGCGCCGGTTCGTGGTCGAGTTCGGCGAGCCCCTGGACCTCGCGCGCGAGGGCGTCAGCCGCCGCGAGGCGATCGCGCTCGGGGCGCAGACCGTGCGCACCGAGCTCGCGGCGCTCGTCGCCGGCGCGGCCGCCCGCACCGGCATCGGGCTGCCCGACGACGACCCGCGACGCCGTCCCGCCTGA